The following are encoded together in the uncultured Sphaerochaeta sp. genome:
- the rsgA gene encoding ribosome small subunit-dependent GTPase A codes for MQTGLITRGINNIYTVESQGTSYLCRIKGKQLFQVTDEYNPLAVGDQVSFILTNEGEGLITERLERRNCFQRWNAKKGCNQTVVANMDLVVCVSSVESPPFRPRFIDRVIACSRKAPVMIILNKSDILLTEEEHERFSLYGKLGYQTMAVSAANGENLDRLHAVLKGKTVAFVGQSGVGKSTLINRLLGVEQKTGEISHKYNRGRHTTNHALLLHGSDFTIADTPGVREFLVPHTDPHELSDAFPEFSEFRGSCTYEGCLHQGEPGCKVMEAVEQDLIHYDRYESYLRMLASLDEKKPEWMGKNDRSKSWVKRMERDESQEY; via the coding sequence ATGCAAACAGGCTTGATAACCAGAGGAATCAACAATATTTATACGGTGGAGTCTCAAGGGACCTCCTATCTTTGCCGTATCAAGGGAAAACAGTTGTTCCAAGTTACCGATGAGTACAATCCACTTGCTGTAGGGGACCAGGTATCTTTTATCCTTACCAATGAGGGAGAGGGCCTGATCACGGAACGACTCGAGAGACGTAACTGTTTCCAGCGCTGGAATGCAAAGAAAGGATGTAATCAGACCGTGGTAGCCAACATGGATTTGGTCGTCTGTGTAAGCAGTGTTGAAAGTCCTCCTTTCAGGCCACGATTCATAGATAGGGTAATAGCTTGCTCCCGTAAAGCACCGGTTATGATCATCCTGAATAAGAGTGATATCCTTCTCACTGAGGAGGAACACGAGCGCTTTTCTCTTTACGGTAAACTTGGGTATCAGACAATGGCGGTCAGTGCTGCCAATGGGGAAAACCTTGATCGCTTGCATGCGGTTCTTAAGGGTAAGACAGTGGCATTTGTCGGACAGAGTGGAGTTGGGAAATCCACGTTGATCAACCGATTGTTGGGAGTAGAGCAGAAGACAGGTGAAATCTCCCATAAGTATAATCGTGGTCGACATACCACCAATCATGCGTTGTTGTTGCATGGCTCCGATTTTACGATTGCAGATACTCCTGGGGTACGAGAATTTCTCGTACCACATACTGACCCCCACGAATTAAGCGATGCATTTCCTGAGTTTTCGGAGTTTAGGGGGTCTTGTACGTATGAAGGATGCCTGCATCAGGGAGAACCTGGATGCAAGGTGATGGAAGCAGTTGAACAGGATCTCATTCACTACGATAGATATGAGAGCTATCTCAGGATGCTTGCTTCCCTCGATGAAAAGAAACCTGAGTGGATGGGGAAGAATGACCGTTCAAAATCCTGGGTCAAACGAATGGAGAGAGATGAATCACAAGAGTATTGA
- a CDS encoding pentapeptide repeat-containing protein, whose protein sequence is MFSFKTCSHPLCHTYVCNEGSYCYRHSENQDQLYQDCLDRLTGSKDIVDYSLTGSEFENLTLGKKTISASNMAWCTFRNVDFSQVTLLNSFFDFCLFEKCKFNGIISRYSVFSGSKMIDCDFSGSMIMHTNFSGIDTLRCSFGDCDLYFSTFNSSFLRDTDFEDCNLKKADFVYTDRRRVSFRYSNWEEARF, encoded by the coding sequence ATGTTCAGTTTTAAAACGTGCTCTCACCCACTCTGCCATACCTATGTATGCAACGAAGGCAGCTATTGTTATCGCCACAGCGAGAACCAAGACCAACTATACCAGGATTGTCTTGATCGACTAACCGGCAGCAAGGATATTGTTGATTACTCACTTACAGGAAGTGAGTTTGAGAATCTGACCTTGGGAAAGAAAACCATTTCTGCCTCAAATATGGCATGGTGCACCTTTAGAAATGTGGATTTTTCACAAGTTACCTTGCTTAACAGCTTTTTCGATTTTTGTCTCTTCGAAAAATGTAAATTCAACGGTATCATCTCCCGTTACAGTGTATTTTCCGGTAGCAAGATGATTGACTGTGATTTCTCAGGTAGCATGATCATGCATACCAATTTCAGTGGAATTGACACACTGCGTTGTTCATTCGGTGACTGTGACCTTTACTTTTCAACCTTCAATTCAAGTTTCCTCAGGGATACTGATTTTGAGGACTGCAACTTGAAGAAAGCCGACTTTGTCTATACTGACAGGAGACGCGTCTCCTTCCGCTACTCCAATTGGGAGGAGGCTCGCTTTTGA